A single region of the Triticum dicoccoides isolate Atlit2015 ecotype Zavitan chromosome 2B, WEW_v2.0, whole genome shotgun sequence genome encodes:
- the LOC119360929 gene encoding uncharacterized protein LOC119360929, which produces MQLRQGQTSQDHGTGLDSMPEQFLSPNPYAYTGYDAYTQGEGSQPFLSTRGIPMPEETRVPDLNQHQVQWPDSIGEGYAQDTPDVNWGDENTQRGVNTGLRGASHDHGVNTGLRGASHDLGDTVTSLVTEFFGGDVIGPYFIPPESQPYAYNYASGSQQGFATPPPTQDSQTHEAEVEYGRGLRENASGVKKDAASSGGGLAHASARAQLRLSDGKRQRQSSPPHLVAAGPTAPGPFRPSYCTVQEPVVHRAAASCGGGWARRLLAWRQVPRVACRTRRH; this is translated from the exons ATGCAGCTTCGTCAGGGGCAAACATCTCAGGACCATGGCACGGGCTTGGATTCGATGCCCGAGCAGTTTCTTTCCCCTAACCCATATGCGTACACAGGATATGATgcatacacccaaggtgagggaTCTCAGCCGTTTCTCTCCACGCGAGGGATCCCCATGCCCGAGGAGACTCGTGTACCAGATTTAAACCAGCACCAAGTACAATGGCCAGACAGTATAGGAGAGGGATATGCTCAG GACACACCTGATGTTAATTGGGGCGATGAGAACACCCAACGCGGCGTCAACACAGGCCTCCGAGGAGCATCACATGATCATGGCGTCAACACAGGCCTCCGgggagcatcacatgatcttggCGACACGGTTACATCATTAGTTACAGAGTTCTTCGGAGGGGATGTTATTGGCCCATATTTTATCCCCCCGGAGTCACAACCATACGCCTACAATTACGCTTCAGGTTCGCAACAAGGATTCGCGACTCCACCACCTACGCAGGACTCGCAGACACATGAAGCCGAAGTGGAGTACGGCCGCGGTCTTCGT GAAAATGCGTCGGGCGTGAAGAAAGATGCCGCCTCCTCCGGTGGCGGCCTGGCCCACGCCTCGGCCCGCGCGCAGCTGAGACTGTCGGACGGGAAGCGACAGCGGCAGAGCTCGCCGCCTCACCTAGTGGCGGCCGGGCCCACCGCTCCTGGCCCGTTCCGTCCCAGCTACTGCACTGTGCAAGAACCCGTTGTGCACCGCGCGGCCGCCTCCTGCGGTGGCGGCTGGGCCCGCCGCCTCctggcgtggcggcaggtgccacgtgtcgcctgccgcacCCGCCGCCACTAG